GAGAATAATGATAATAGCTTAAAAGTTACCATAGAAACCACAGGATTTAGATTAATAAGTTACACGTTCTTTAAACCTTATATAGATATAAATTTATCTAACTTAGAAATTGCATCAAACGAATTTATATTCGACATCAGTGAAAATAAAGAGTTTATTGCTAAGGAATTAAAAATATCAGAAGATGTTATTTCTTTAAAAAAAGAATCAATAAATATTCCTTTTAGTCAAAAAACTGTAAAAATACTTCCTGTAAATATTGCACATAATATTAAATACGCTGTAGGATTTTCTAATGTAAGTGATTTTAAAACAAACCCAGATTCAATTAAAGTAAGTGGTCCAAAATCTGTTTTAGACACATTGGAAGTTATCAATACAGAAGAAGTAAAGTATGATAATGTAAACAATAGTATTACTGGAGAAGTTACTGTGAACCAAGCTAAATATAAAGATGTTACATTTTATGAAACCAAAATTTCTTATGAGATTGAAGTAGCCAAGTTTACAGAAGGTAGAGTTAAAGTCCCTATTGAAATAATTAATGTTCCCAATAACGTGTCTGTAAGCATATTTCCTAAAGAGGTATATGTGGTTTACCAAGCAAGCTTAGAGAATTTCAATTTAATTTCATCTGAAGATTTTAGAGTAGTTAAAGACTTTAAAGAATTAAAATCTGAATCAGATTATTTTATCCCTAAATTGTACAAAACTTCACAACTATCTACAGAATCTAGAGTATTAGATACCAAGGTAGAGTTTATTATAAAGCAATGATAACAGTAGGTTTAACAGGAGGAATAGGTAGTGGTAAATCTACCGTTGCAAAAATGTTTGAAGATTTAAGCATCCCGATTTTTATTGCAGATATAGAAGCAAAACGCTTAATGAATTCCTCTAAAATTATTAGGCGTAAGCTAATTAAAGAGTTTGGTGATAACGCCTATACAGAAACAGGTTTAAATAGACCATTTATAGCAAGTATTGTATTTAATAATAAGGAAAAACTTTCTATACTAAATTCAATTGTTCATCCTAAAGTACACCAATCCTATAACCGTTGGCTTAAAAAACATAAAGACGAAGTTTATACGGTATATGAAGCAGCTATTATTTTTGAACTAGAAAGGCAGAATGAATTTGATTATACAATTTTAGTAACCGCAGATGAAAATTTGAAATTGGACCGTTTAATAAAACGCGATAATACAACTAAGGAAGAATTACAGAAAAGAATGAATAATCAATGGTCTGATGAAAAGAAAATACCTTTAGCCGACTTTGTAATTGAAAATGATAATTTAAACCACACAAAAGCACAAGTATCTATAATTAATAGTCAATTAATAAAGAAACACAATTCTTAACAATTTGTTAAATTTAACAATTATGAATGTTAAAATTGTACATTTGAGTGAATGAATAAAAGGCTTTTCTACTTACTGGTAACCCTAATGAGTGTCTCACTTATTGGGATTGTTTTTGTTCAAGGGTATTGGATTAAAAATACCGTAGAGGTTAATGAACAACAGTTTTCATTAAAAGCCAATCAAATTCTTCTAGATGTTTCTAACAGATTAGAATTACGTGAGTTAGAAATATATTACTTCGCATTTAAGAAAGTTGCAGATAGTATAGGTTCTGCCCAAGATGTTTCTTTTGGTGAATTCTTCAAAATTCAGCAAGACGATTTTACAAATGAGACATTTATATATTCCAATGGCTTATTAGAGGAAGATTATAAGATATCATCATCATTCTTAAACTCCAATGTTGATAGTTTAAAATTTAAAAAGCTTGTAAAACAACAAGCTGAACGTATTATAAAAGAGAAAAGCGCTCAGAAATCTCCGAAAATATCAGATAAGCGTATTCAGGAGCTTATAAATATGGATCCCTTTGAAAAGGATTATATTAGGCGTGCTGTACAAATTTATGGATCTAAACTGCCTATACATAGGCGTGTGCCAAAAAATGTACTTCGAGATTATCTAACTGAAGAGCTTGAGATTAGAAACTTAAATACAGATTTTGAATATGGTATTTATAGTAATTCATTAGCAACTAAAGTTCGTACAGAAGACTTTGAGTTAAAGTCATCTTCAACCTATGGCATCTCGCTTTTTGACACGCAATTAAATAAAAGTGGTTATACTTTATATGTAAACTTTCCGCAAAAGAATAGCTTGATACTGAGTAGTATAACATTACTTTCTGTATTATCAATCATTTTTACGCTTATCATTATTGTGGCGTATACCAGTGCATTAACCCAATTAATAAGACAGCGTCAAATCTCAGAAATTAAGACAGACTTTATTAATAACATGACGCACGAGTTTAAAACGCCAATTGCTACAACAAAATTGGCTTTGGACTTTTTGAAGAACCCAAAAGCCCAATCTAAACCAGAAATACTACAAAGGTATTTAGGGATGATACGCGAAGAAAATGAGCGTATGAACAGTCAAGTAGAAAACATCTTGCAAATAAGTAGGCTAGAGAAGAATGAACTTGATATTAAGAAAGAACCAAAGAATATTCACGATCTTATTAAGAAGTCTATGGATCACGTAACACTTCTTGTGGAGAATAGAGATGGTTATTTAAAAAGCCACTTTGGAGCATTAAAAACAAATGTATTAGCTAACGAGTCTCACTTAACAAATGTTATTGTAAATATTTTAGACAATGCTAATAAATATTCACCAGAAGCTCCTAAAATAGATATTTACACAGAAAATGTTAAGAACCATATTTTAATTAAAATAAGAGACCAAGGTTCTGGTATGAATAAAAAAACAAGACTTAATATATTTGATAAATTTTACAGAGCACATACAGGAGATGTGCATGATGTAAAAGGACATGGATTGGGTCTTGCTTACTCTAAGCGAATAGTAGAAGAGCATTATGGAGAAATTACCGTAAACTCTGAAAGAGGGAAAGGAAGTACCTTTATAATTAAATTACCAATAATTAATCAATAACAAATGGAAACTGAAAACAAAAAAATCCTACTGGTAGAAGACGATCCAAATTTTGGAATCGTACTTAAAGATTACCTATCTATGAATGATTACGAAGTAACTCATGCCAAGAATGGTATGGAAGGCTTTGAAAAATTTAAAAAAGACGATTACGATCTTTGTATTCTAGATGTAATGATGCCTTATAAGGATGGCTTTACTTTAGCAAAAGAAATACGAGAAAAGAACGAGGAAGTACCAATTATCTTTTTAACTGCTAAGGCAATGAAAGAAGATGTCCTTAAAGGTTATAAGGTTGGAGCAGATGACTACTTAAATAAGCCGTTTGATAGTGAGGTGCTTTTAATGAAGATTCAAGCTATCATGCAACGTAAGAGTACAGAAACAGTTGCAGACAGTAAGCAATTTGAGTTTAACATTGGTAATTTCCACCTAAACTCTAAATTAAGATTCCTTACGTTTAAGGAACAAGAGCCAGAAAAATTATCTCCTAAAGAAAACGAATTGTTACGCCTTCTTGCATTACATGCTAATGATTTAATGCCAAGAGAGCTAGCACTAACTAAAATCTGGAGAGACGATAACTATTTTACATCTAGAAGTATGGACGTTTATATTGCTAAACTTCGTAAGTACTTAGATAAAGATGATTCTGTTGAAATCCTGAACATACACGGAGAAGGATTTAGACTTGTTATTAAAGAAGACGAATAAACGTTAGGTTTCCAGTTATATATACTATGCAATCTCAGTAATTAAGTTATTGGGATTGCATTTTATTGTCTATAACTTTAATAATTGTTTGTTCAGTAGTTTTGTAATTAAACCAAAGCGTGTCACTATTTTTCTTAAACCAAGTAAGTTGCCTTTTAGCAAATCGGCGTGTGTTTTTCTTTATTTCAGAAATGGCAAACTCTAGTGACCACTCATCATCTAAATAGTTAAAGAGTTCTTTATAACCAACGGTATTTAAGGCGTTGTAGTTTTTATAAGGTTCTAAAGATTTAACCTCTTTAAGCAAACCTTCAGCCATCATTATATCTACACGATCATTAATGCGTTCGTAAATCTTGGTTCGATCTGCTTCTAAACCAACTGTAATAGTATTAAAAGGACGTTCTTCTTTATCTTGTTCTAAAAAAGAAGTATAAGTTTTTTGTGTTCCAATACAAATTTCTAACGCTCTAATTACTCTATGAGGGTTGTGAATATCTACCTTTTCAAAGTACTTAGGATCTAAAGTTTTTAATTGGTTTTGTAGTGGCTCTAGGCCTTCATTTTTAAGACTATCATTTAACTTAAGCCTTATGCTTTCATCAACATCTGGAAAGTGATTAAGCCCTTTAACAATAGCATTTACATACAAACCGCTACCACCAACTAAAATAACGATATCCTGAAGTTTAAAAAGCTTTTCCAACAATGCTAATCCATCACGCTCAAAATCTCCCACAGAATAATCTTCTGTGACACTTAGATTCTGAATAAAATGATGTTTGGCAGCGCTTAACTCTTCTTTTGAAGGAACAGCTGTACCAATTGTCATCTCTTTATAAAATTGTCTCGAATCTGCTGAAACTATTTCAGTGTTGTAGTGATTAGCCAGTTTAATACTTAAGGCTGTTTTTCCAATGGCTGTAGGACCAACTACTGCTATTAAAGTCTTAGCCATAACTATTCCTCATTAAGTATAAAACCGCATTTATGGCAGTATTTAGCATTGTCCTGATGCTTAGTTGCATTACAATGCCTGCAAACCTGTGTATTAATATGTACTAAAGCATCACGTTCTTCTTTAGTGATTTTAATATCTCCTTTATTAGAATGATTATCTTTATTTACATATTCTGCGCTTACAATTCCTGTAGGTACAGCAATAATACCGTAACCTAATATCATTATTATAGCCGCAAGTAATTGTCCTAAAGGCGTAACTGGTGCTATATCTCCAAAGCCAACAGTAGTAAGTGTAACTATACACCAATACACACTAACTGGGATACTTTTAAAGCCACTAGCTTCACCTTCTATTAAATACATTAGCGTCCCAGATATAATACACATAACCAATACGCTAAATAAAAATACAAGTATTTTAGGTGTACTGTCTTTTATGGCTTTTACTAGTTTGTTAGATTCACCAATAAAGCGGGCGATTTTCAGTATTCTGAAAACTCTTAAGAGTCTTAAAGCACGTACTGTAAGCAAGTAAGTAGAACCTGCTAAAATGAATGATAAGTAGAGTGGAAGAGTAGACAATAAATCTATAATACCATAAAAGCTAAAGATGTATTTTGAAGGCTTTCTTATTGATATTATTCTAAGAATGTACTCAATTGTAAAGAAAATTGTAATAAACCACTCGCCATAATAAAGCCACTCATAGATCCATTTATCTAATCCAGCCACACTTTCTAGCATAACAAAAATGATACTAATCAAGATTAAGATTAGTAAAACCACATCAAACAACTTACCCATAGGCGTATCTGCCTCGTAAATTATTTCATGAATTTTGTCTCTAGTTTGTCCTTTACTCATAGTACATTGGGCTATTTCTTTCTGAAATTAGATAACTAAAAGCCTAAATTAGTTATCTGCCTGAAGCTTTACAATTTTAAGGCGTTTATTTCTTCGCATATAAGATTGTATGATATGCTGTGCATCTCTATCATTTTCCATTGGTGTAATAATAGATCTTATAATATCTGGATGAGAAATTTGATGATTTAAATCAAAATACCCAACACCCATAAAAACACCATTTTCTATAAGTAATGCACTTTTTTCTGAAGTTTCTCTACCACGATCTACAACAATCATATTTTGATTAGAAAAACTATACTTATCTATTATAGCTTGTATTCGTTTATTGTAAACCTCTACAGATTCCTCTGAAACACAAGCACCAAAACATTTTTTAATTGAATAATTAAAACAAGCGCTATCTGAGTTAGAAATGCTTGTTAAATTTAAACATAAACCAAATTCTTCAATTATACGATCCATAAATGATCGTGCTTGATTTTTATTGGTAAACGTAGTTATAGGAGTCTTTTTAGTCTGGTTTTTTGAGTAGTAAAGTTTTAAGTAGCCATTATCATCATAGGTTTGGTATAACCCGTAATTAAAAACAGAACGTTTTAAAGCTCTATTGTACTTAGGTTTTAGTTTTTTAATTTCTTGATTTTCTTTCAGTAATGCTACCAACTCATTTCCAGTAGCTTCATGAGTTACAGCATAAACTTCATTTTGCATTTCACGGCTCTTTACAGATTCACTTGTAAAGTGTTGGTTTAACCGCTTTCTAATATTTTTACTTTTACCTACGTATATAATCTCGCCATCATCATCGTGCATATAATACACACCTGTAGAAGATGGTAACTCTTCTACAATCCTAATGAGTTTAGTGTCTAAGGAAGATTTAGGTTTTGTTTTAATATTGGCTTTAATTATCTCTTTATCTACATCTTTCTGTAATAAGAGTTTAAAAAGTTTTACAGTAGCAATAGCATCACCATCTGCTCTATGTCTTGATGAAATAGGTATTCCTAATGCTTTGGTTAGTTTTCCTAAGCTGTAAGAGGCATGACCTGGCAATAGTTTTTTAGAGAGCTCTACACTACAAAGTGTTTCACGTTCGTATTCATAGCCTAGCCTTCTAAATTCAGTACGTAAGATTCTATAATCAAACTTAGCATTGTGTGCTACTAGTATACAATCTTGAGTAATTTCTAAAATACGTTTGGCTATCTCATAAAACTTAGGAGCATTGCGTAACATATCGTTGTTAATACCGGTTAGACCTACTACAAAGGGTTGTATAGGACGCTCTGGGTTTACCAAGCTTATAACTTGATCTACTACTTCATGACCGTCAAACTTATAGATGGCTATTTCTGTTATGCCTTCTTCGTTATACTTTCCGCCAGTAGTTTCTATGTCTAATATTGCGTACAATCTATTTTATCTCTTCTAATTGTAATTACGTTCTCCAAAAATAGCACTTCCAATCCTAACCATTGTACTTCCTTCTGTTATGGCTAACTTATAGTCTCCACTCATTCCCATTGATAATATTTTTAATGAGTTGTGATCTTTTGATAGTCTGTCAAAATGAGACTTAAGTGTTTTAAATTCTCTTTGTACTTGCTCTTCATCATTAGTAAATGTAGCCATACCCATAAAGCCAACCACATTTACATTAGGGTACGTTTTTTTAAAGTCTTTATTCAAGATAGCTTCAGCATCATTAATATCCATTCCAAACTTAGTGTCTTCTTCAGCAATCTTTATTTGCAAAAGACAGTTTATTGTTCGGTCATGTTTTTGTGCTTGCTTATTAAGTTCCTTAATTAATTTAAGCCTATCTATACCGTGAACTAAGTTTACATATTCTGCCATATACTTAACTTTATTGCTTTGTACATGACCAATCATATGCCACTCTATATCTTTAGGTAAGTTTTCCCATTTCTCTGTCATTTCCTGTATCTTGTTTTCACCAAACACACGTTGCCCAGCATTATAAGCTTCTAAGAGATCTTCTTCTGGTTTAGTTTTAGATACAGCAACTAATACAACGTCTTCAGGAAGTTGACTTTTATAGTATTTTATTTGTTCTGATATATTCATAACACTGCAAAAATACAGCTATGTAATGGGAATGTCTAATATTTATTAAGTACTTTATTAAAACTCATATATACAGATACCACTTCTTAATTTAGGCTCTATATAAGTACTTTTGGGTGGCATTGTTAGGTTGTTATCTGCAATACTTTTTAACTCTTCCATAGTAATTGGTAACATACCAAACCCTACTTCAAATTCTTTAGCATCTACAGCGTACTTTACATCTACCAAATCATTTTTACCGTGAATGTAAGATAAGCGCTTATCGTTTCTAACATCCTCAATTCCTAATATTGGATTAAGTAATATATCGTATAAAATTTGAGTGTCTAAGGCTTCTAATGGATTATTGAAATTACGATAGCGTTTTCTTAGATATAAAGAATAAAAATGCCCATCTAAATACATACTAAAATGATGTTTTTTAGAAGGCCTGTATTGTTGTGTGCCTCTATTTTCTATTCTGAAAACCATATCGAGTTTAATTAGAAACTCTTCTTTACTAAGGCCATTTAAATCTCTTACCAACCTATTAAATTGATGAATTTTTAGATTCTCCTCAGAAATATAGTAACTCATAAAATACTTGTAAGATTCATTTATGTTAGAATCTTTACTCGAAGACATATCATGATTTAGTAAAACTGAAGAAGCAGACCTATGGTGGCCATCTGCTATATAAAGCTCCGGCATTTGCTCAAACTCTTTTACAATAGTATCTATTTCTTGAGTGCCAGTAATAGGCCATAGGTAATGGGTGTCTCTATATGTGGTAGTAAACTCATACTCAGCTCGAGAAGCCATAACCTTTTTCATTATAGAAGATATGGTCTCATTTTCCTCGTAGGTAAGTAATACAGGTTCTGCGTTAAACCCTACAGTTTTAAGGTAATCCTTAAACAAGGTTTCGCGATACTCTATAGTATCTTCGTGCTTCTTTATAATATTGTTTTGGTAATCTTCTGCGCTGGAAGCACCAATAATTCCCGTAAACTCTTGAAAGTCTCTATCAATAATTTTATAGATATATAAAGATGGCACCTTATCTTTTATAAAGATGCCATCTTCTTTAAATTCTTGATATCTATTTCTTACAAGCTCAAAACGTTCTTCACCATTAATAACCTTTTGGTACTTATAACCAGGATTTACTATATGTAAAAACGAATACGGATTGTGGTCTAGTCTTGCCTCACGCTCTGCTGGCGTGTAACTTTGGTACGATCTAGAGGCGATTAGGCTTACCTTATCACGTGTTGGTCGTACAGCATTAAAAGGACGTATTACTGCCACAATTAGTGTGTATGGTTAATGAATTTAAGCAAACTGTTTGCTAACAACTTCTGCTTTTCTGTTTTCTGAATAATCGTAAAAGCCTTCACCAGACTTTACACCTAACTTACCTGCACGAACCATATTTACCAATAGTGGGCAAGGAGCATATTTAGGATTTTTAAAGCCTTCATACATTACCTCTAAAATAGAAAGACAAACATCTAAACCAATAAAATCTGCTAATTGTAATGGTCCCATTGGATGTGCCATTCCTAATTTCATAACTGTATCTATTTCATAAACACCAGCGACACCGTTGTATAGTGTTTCGATAGATTCATTTATCATAGGCATTAAGATACGGTTAGCTACAAATCCTGGATAATCATTTACCTCGACAGGAATCTTATTTAGCTTTTTAGAAAGCTCCATAATAGTATTGGTAACCTCATCACTAGTATTGTAACCTCTAATAATTTCGACCAATTTCATTACAGGTACAGGATTCATAAAGTGCATCCCGATTACTTGATCTGGTCTAGACGTTACAGCGCCAATTTGTGTAATAGAAATAGAAGAAGTATTTGTTGCCAAGATGGTATCGTCTGGACAAACCTCATCTAACTCTCTAAAAATATTTAATTTTAAATCTACATTTTCTGTAGCAGCCTCTACAACTAAACCTGCATACTCAACACCTTTAGCTATACTTGTTGTAGTATAAAGATTATCTAATGTGTTTTGTTTGTCTTCTTCAGTAATTTTTTCCTTGGCAACCATACGGTCTAAGTTCTTTGTAATGGTATCCATACCACGTTTTAAAGATGCCTCAGAAATATCTATAAGTTGTACTTTGTAACCAAATTGCGCAAAAGTATGTGCTATACCGTTGCCCATTGTTCCTGCACCTATTACTGCTATATTTTTCATGTAAGTTATTTATAAGTTTCAGTTAACCTATGAAGGTTAAAGGGTTAATTAAAATTCGTTTATAATTAGTTTTGCCACACGTAGAGCTTCTGCACCTTGTTCTAAAGTTACAATTGGCGTCGTGTTATTTTCAATTGCGTCTGCAAATGTCTCTAACTCATCTAAAATGGCATTATTTTCAGTAACTTCTGGATTGTCAAAATAGATTTGTTTTTTAACACCTTCGGCATTCTGCAAAATCATATCAAAATCTCCTGGTTGTTCTGGAGCATCTTTCATTTTTACAACCTCACATTTCTTAGTTAGAAAATCGACAGAGATGTATGCATCTTTTTGGAAAAATCTTGCTTTACG
This region of Croceibacter atlanticus HTCC2559 genomic DNA includes:
- a CDS encoding YbbR-like domain-containing protein, with the translated sequence MRKKEQPISIFKKFKQSNFKAFLFFLCMSFVVWILVQFAKPYKQTLDFDIRYTNIPKDKLVENNDNSLKVTIETTGFRLISYTFFKPYIDINLSNLEIASNEFIFDISENKEFIAKELKISEDVISLKKESINIPFSQKTVKILPVNIAHNIKYAVGFSNVSDFKTNPDSIKVSGPKSVLDTLEVINTEEVKYDNVNNSITGEVTVNQAKYKDVTFYETKISYEIEVAKFTEGRVKVPIEIINVPNNVSVSIFPKEVYVVYQASLENFNLISSEDFRVVKDFKELKSESDYFIPKLYKTSQLSTESRVLDTKVEFIIKQ
- the coaE gene encoding dephospho-CoA kinase (Dephospho-CoA kinase (CoaE) performs the final step in coenzyme A biosynthesis.) encodes the protein MITVGLTGGIGSGKSTVAKMFEDLSIPIFIADIEAKRLMNSSKIIRRKLIKEFGDNAYTETGLNRPFIASIVFNNKEKLSILNSIVHPKVHQSYNRWLKKHKDEVYTVYEAAIIFELERQNEFDYTILVTADENLKLDRLIKRDNTTKEELQKRMNNQWSDEKKIPLADFVIENDNLNHTKAQVSIINSQLIKKHNS
- a CDS encoding sensor histidine kinase, encoding MSVSLIGIVFVQGYWIKNTVEVNEQQFSLKANQILLDVSNRLELRELEIYYFAFKKVADSIGSAQDVSFGEFFKIQQDDFTNETFIYSNGLLEEDYKISSSFLNSNVDSLKFKKLVKQQAERIIKEKSAQKSPKISDKRIQELINMDPFEKDYIRRAVQIYGSKLPIHRRVPKNVLRDYLTEELEIRNLNTDFEYGIYSNSLATKVRTEDFELKSSSTYGISLFDTQLNKSGYTLYVNFPQKNSLILSSITLLSVLSIIFTLIIIVAYTSALTQLIRQRQISEIKTDFINNMTHEFKTPIATTKLALDFLKNPKAQSKPEILQRYLGMIREENERMNSQVENILQISRLEKNELDIKKEPKNIHDLIKKSMDHVTLLVENRDGYLKSHFGALKTNVLANESHLTNVIVNILDNANKYSPEAPKIDIYTENVKNHILIKIRDQGSGMNKKTRLNIFDKFYRAHTGDVHDVKGHGLGLAYSKRIVEEHYGEITVNSERGKGSTFIIKLPIINQ
- a CDS encoding response regulator transcription factor, which codes for METENKKILLVEDDPNFGIVLKDYLSMNDYEVTHAKNGMEGFEKFKKDDYDLCILDVMMPYKDGFTLAKEIREKNEEVPIIFLTAKAMKEDVLKGYKVGADDYLNKPFDSEVLLMKIQAIMQRKSTETVADSKQFEFNIGNFHLNSKLRFLTFKEQEPEKLSPKENELLRLLALHANDLMPRELALTKIWRDDNYFTSRSMDVYIAKLRKYLDKDDSVEILNIHGEGFRLVIKEDE
- the miaA gene encoding tRNA (adenosine(37)-N6)-dimethylallyltransferase MiaA, which produces MAKTLIAVVGPTAIGKTALSIKLANHYNTEIVSADSRQFYKEMTIGTAVPSKEELSAAKHHFIQNLSVTEDYSVGDFERDGLALLEKLFKLQDIVILVGGSGLYVNAIVKGLNHFPDVDESIRLKLNDSLKNEGLEPLQNQLKTLDPKYFEKVDIHNPHRVIRALEICIGTQKTYTSFLEQDKEERPFNTITVGLEADRTKIYERINDRVDIMMAEGLLKEVKSLEPYKNYNALNTVGYKELFNYLDDEWSLEFAISEIKKNTRRFAKRQLTWFKKNSDTLWFNYKTTEQTIIKVIDNKMQSQ
- a CDS encoding ion transporter — protein: MSKGQTRDKIHEIIYEADTPMGKLFDVVLLILILISIIFVMLESVAGLDKWIYEWLYYGEWFITIFFTIEYILRIISIRKPSKYIFSFYGIIDLLSTLPLYLSFILAGSTYLLTVRALRLLRVFRILKIARFIGESNKLVKAIKDSTPKILVFLFSVLVMCIISGTLMYLIEGEASGFKSIPVSVYWCIVTLTTVGFGDIAPVTPLGQLLAAIIMILGYGIIAVPTGIVSAEYVNKDNHSNKGDIKITKEERDALVHINTQVCRHCNATKHQDNAKYCHKCGFILNEE
- a CDS encoding exonuclease domain-containing protein, which translates into the protein MYAILDIETTGGKYNEEGITEIAIYKFDGHEVVDQVISLVNPERPIQPFVVGLTGINNDMLRNAPKFYEIAKRILEITQDCILVAHNAKFDYRILRTEFRRLGYEYERETLCSVELSKKLLPGHASYSLGKLTKALGIPISSRHRADGDAIATVKLFKLLLQKDVDKEIIKANIKTKPKSSLDTKLIRIVEELPSSTGVYYMHDDDGEIIYVGKSKNIRKRLNQHFTSESVKSREMQNEVYAVTHEATGNELVALLKENQEIKKLKPKYNRALKRSVFNYGLYQTYDDNGYLKLYYSKNQTKKTPITTFTNKNQARSFMDRIIEEFGLCLNLTSISNSDSACFNYSIKKCFGACVSEESVEVYNKRIQAIIDKYSFSNQNMIVVDRGRETSEKSALLIENGVFMGVGYFDLNHQISHPDIIRSIITPMENDRDAQHIIQSYMRRNKRLKIVKLQADN
- a CDS encoding YggS family pyridoxal phosphate-dependent enzyme, whose protein sequence is MNISEQIKYYKSQLPEDVVLVAVSKTKPEEDLLEAYNAGQRVFGENKIQEMTEKWENLPKDIEWHMIGHVQSNKVKYMAEYVNLVHGIDRLKLIKELNKQAQKHDRTINCLLQIKIAEEDTKFGMDINDAEAILNKDFKKTYPNVNVVGFMGMATFTNDEEQVQREFKTLKSHFDRLSKDHNSLKILSMGMSGDYKLAITEGSTMVRIGSAIFGERNYN
- a CDS encoding DUF1015 domain-containing protein, with the protein product MAVIRPFNAVRPTRDKVSLIASRSYQSYTPAEREARLDHNPYSFLHIVNPGYKYQKVINGEERFELVRNRYQEFKEDGIFIKDKVPSLYIYKIIDRDFQEFTGIIGASSAEDYQNNIIKKHEDTIEYRETLFKDYLKTVGFNAEPVLLTYEENETISSIMKKVMASRAEYEFTTTYRDTHYLWPITGTQEIDTIVKEFEQMPELYIADGHHRSASSVLLNHDMSSSKDSNINESYKYFMSYYISEENLKIHQFNRLVRDLNGLSKEEFLIKLDMVFRIENRGTQQYRPSKKHHFSMYLDGHFYSLYLRKRYRNFNNPLEALDTQILYDILLNPILGIEDVRNDKRLSYIHGKNDLVDVKYAVDAKEFEVGFGMLPITMEELKSIADNNLTMPPKSTYIEPKLRSGICIYEF
- a CDS encoding 3-hydroxybutyryl-CoA dehydrogenase, coding for MKNIAVIGAGTMGNGIAHTFAQFGYKVQLIDISEASLKRGMDTITKNLDRMVAKEKITEEDKQNTLDNLYTTTSIAKGVEYAGLVVEAATENVDLKLNIFRELDEVCPDDTILATNTSSISITQIGAVTSRPDQVIGMHFMNPVPVMKLVEIIRGYNTSDEVTNTIMELSKKLNKIPVEVNDYPGFVANRILMPMINESIETLYNGVAGVYEIDTVMKLGMAHPMGPLQLADFIGLDVCLSILEVMYEGFKNPKYAPCPLLVNMVRAGKLGVKSGEGFYDYSENRKAEVVSKQFA